A single region of the Acidobacteriota bacterium genome encodes:
- a CDS encoding purine/pyrimidine permease yields the protein MASTQQTEERRHVRFEPDEKPPGALGLGLGLQLAMLAVPSIVLGPTIMITLAGGSDAYLSWAVGAALGISGITTVVQAVGVGRIGARYVLLMGSSSAFIAICIAALEQGGPSLLATLVVVSSLFQFVLAAKLSLLRKIFTPTVAGTVLMLIPVTLAPVILRKLADVPEGAVPAAAPVVAGGTLLVITLMVLRSSGALRLWAPAIGIVTGCAIGGLAFGIYDTAGVREAAWIGLPQFAYPGFDFGFGPEFWALLPAFVMLTLVGAMDTLGDSIAIQRASWRKPRAIDFRSIQGAMSADGVGNLLSGLAGTVPNTTYATGIAIVELTGVAARAVGVFVGVIFVGLAFVPKFMAALIAIPGPVVAAYYLVLVALLFIFGVKILMHEGLDYRRGLIVGVAFWLGVAFQLDWIFPEYFQGSWSELLGNGMTVGGAIVIALTLFEELTGPRRRRLRVSLNADAYRKVDAFLTTVGKRGRWSEEMVERVRAVGEETLLLLIQQDDQRTDDDERDLLLIGHGDREEAVLEFVAATNATNLEDQLAVLGEPAAGGPVEEEVSLRLLRHYASSVRHHQYHDTDVVTVRVTATQAR from the coding sequence ATGGCGTCCACCCAACAGACGGAAGAGCGGCGGCACGTTCGGTTCGAACCCGACGAGAAGCCTCCGGGGGCGCTCGGCCTGGGGCTTGGGCTGCAGCTCGCGATGCTGGCCGTCCCGAGCATCGTGCTGGGTCCGACGATCATGATCACCCTCGCGGGCGGCAGCGACGCCTATCTCTCCTGGGCGGTTGGAGCGGCGCTGGGCATCAGCGGAATCACCACCGTCGTCCAGGCCGTCGGCGTTGGGCGCATCGGTGCCCGCTACGTGCTGCTCATGGGTAGCAGCAGCGCGTTCATCGCCATCTGCATCGCGGCTCTGGAGCAGGGTGGGCCGAGCCTGCTGGCGACGCTGGTCGTCGTCTCGTCCCTGTTCCAGTTCGTCCTCGCCGCCAAGCTGTCCCTGTTGCGCAAGATCTTCACGCCCACGGTGGCCGGCACCGTGCTCATGTTGATTCCGGTGACGCTGGCTCCGGTCATCCTGCGCAAGCTGGCCGACGTGCCCGAAGGCGCGGTGCCGGCGGCCGCGCCGGTGGTCGCGGGCGGCACGCTGCTCGTCATCACGCTGATGGTGCTCCGTTCGTCCGGTGCGTTGCGGTTGTGGGCGCCTGCCATCGGGATCGTGACCGGCTGCGCGATCGGGGGGCTGGCCTTCGGAATCTACGACACGGCGGGCGTGCGCGAAGCGGCCTGGATCGGCTTGCCGCAGTTCGCCTATCCCGGGTTCGATTTCGGTTTCGGACCCGAGTTCTGGGCCCTCCTGCCGGCGTTCGTGATGTTGACCCTGGTCGGGGCCATGGACACGCTCGGCGACAGCATCGCCATTCAACGGGCGTCTTGGCGCAAGCCGCGGGCGATCGACTTCCGCTCGATTCAGGGCGCGATGTCGGCCGACGGCGTCGGCAACCTGCTGTCGGGCCTGGCGGGCACGGTGCCGAACACGACGTACGCGACGGGCATCGCGATCGTCGAGCTCACGGGCGTGGCGGCCCGTGCCGTCGGCGTCTTCGTCGGGGTCATCTTCGTCGGGCTCGCCTTCGTCCCGAAGTTCATGGCCGCTCTCATCGCGATACCGGGGCCAGTGGTGGCCGCCTACTACCTGGTGCTTGTCGCGCTTCTCTTCATCTTTGGCGTCAAGATCCTCATGCACGAAGGCCTCGACTACCGCAGGGGTCTCATCGTGGGCGTGGCGTTCTGGCTCGGCGTCGCGTTTCAGCTCGACTGGATCTTCCCCGAGTACTTCCAGGGGTCGTGGAGCGAACTGCTCGGCAACGGCATGACGGTCGGCGGAGCGATCGTGATCGCCCTGACCCTCTTCGAGGAACTGACCGGGCCGCGCCGCCGACGCCTCAGGGTCTCGCTGAACGCCGACGCCTATCGGAAGGTCGACGCCTTTCTGACCACAGTCGGCAAGCGCGGTCGATGGTCCGAGGAGATGGTCGAGCGGGTCCGGGCGGTCGGCGAGGAGACGCTTCTCTTGCTGATCCAGCAGGACGACCAGCGAACCGACGACGACGAACGGGACCTGCTGCTGATCGGTCACGGGGACAGGGAGGAGGCAGTGCTGGAGTTCGTCGCCGCGACCAATGCGACGAACCTCGAAGACCAGCTAGCGGTCCTCGGCGAGCCGGCGGCGGGCGGACCAGTGGAGGAAGAGGTTTCCCTGCGACTGCTGCGCCACTACGCGTCGTCCGTGCGGCACCACCAGTACCACGACACCGACGTGGTCACGGTTCGGGTGACGGCAACGCAGGCGCGATGA
- a CDS encoding ABC transporter ATP-binding protein, translating into MSEERSEAAELGRERDLGKVYDTELIKRLWPFMRPYRGWIAFNFAMIPPRALLELMPALVVGAALNYLTEGVATTEVGWMAPFVVPRLGLGPLAWMFGLVFLISIVTLSVDWLRAFTMISLGQRTVRDVRRTLFDHVQRLPMRFFDRYPVGRLVTRLTNDLEHLAEMFSAGVIAMVADVFVMVVILAMLFAIDPRLALAALALVPVLGIAAVIFRYKVRQAYREVRVKIARLNAHLQETISGMKVVQLFARERRNFEDFRRENASHRDSWLRSIRYDALLFSTVDLATNLTRALIFWYGAQLVGLGDVTLGTIYVFSDYMSRFFRPLMDLSAKYSVMQSSMASAERVFQLLDEPREPEGKVELPARGEAAAMGAEPAGSEVEFDGVTFAYGSETVLRDVSFRVGAGERVAIVGHTGSGKTTTLKLLARLYELQEGSIRVDGTDIRDIPKPELRRRMAFVLQDVFLFDGDLRYNIVLGRDVADDVVDEAARATHVDDLIERLPNGWAHKVSERGVNFSTGQRQLLSFARALAREPQLLLLDEATSSVDTETEALIQDALHHLMAGKTSIVVAHRLSTIKDVDRIYVFHHGAICEHGTHDELLDRRGVYWRLYQLQYAQQETAA; encoded by the coding sequence ATGAGCGAGGAGCGGAGCGAGGCTGCCGAACTCGGCCGCGAGCGGGACCTGGGCAAGGTCTACGACACGGAACTGATCAAGCGGCTGTGGCCGTTCATGCGGCCCTACCGCGGCTGGATCGCGTTCAACTTCGCGATGATTCCGCCGCGCGCCCTCCTCGAGTTGATGCCGGCGCTGGTCGTCGGTGCGGCGTTGAACTACCTGACCGAGGGAGTGGCGACGACGGAAGTCGGGTGGATGGCGCCCTTCGTCGTGCCGCGCCTGGGACTGGGGCCCCTGGCCTGGATGTTCGGGCTGGTGTTCCTCATCTCGATCGTCACGTTGAGCGTCGACTGGCTGCGCGCCTTCACCATGATTTCGCTCGGCCAGCGCACGGTGCGCGACGTCCGCAGGACGCTGTTCGATCACGTCCAGCGGTTGCCGATGCGCTTCTTCGACCGCTACCCGGTCGGCCGCCTGGTGACGCGGCTCACGAACGACCTGGAGCACCTGGCGGAGATGTTCTCGGCTGGCGTCATCGCGATGGTGGCCGACGTGTTCGTCATGGTCGTCATCCTCGCGATGCTGTTCGCAATCGACCCGCGGCTGGCGCTGGCGGCGCTGGCCCTGGTGCCGGTCCTGGGAATTGCGGCGGTGATCTTCCGCTACAAGGTGCGGCAGGCCTACCGGGAGGTGCGGGTCAAGATCGCGCGCCTCAACGCCCACCTGCAGGAGACGATCTCCGGCATGAAGGTGGTCCAGTTGTTCGCCCGCGAACGGCGGAACTTCGAGGACTTCAGGCGCGAAAACGCCTCCCACCGGGATTCCTGGCTGCGCTCGATCCGGTACGACGCCCTGCTGTTCTCGACCGTCGACCTGGCGACGAACCTGACCCGGGCGCTCATCTTCTGGTACGGCGCGCAGCTGGTGGGCCTGGGCGACGTCACGCTCGGCACGATCTACGTGTTCTCGGACTACATGAGCCGGTTCTTCCGGCCGCTGATGGACCTGTCGGCGAAGTACTCGGTCATGCAGTCGTCGATGGCGAGCGCCGAGCGCGTGTTCCAGCTCCTGGACGAGCCGCGGGAGCCCGAGGGCAAGGTGGAGTTGCCCGCGCGGGGCGAGGCGGCCGCGATGGGGGCGGAGCCGGCCGGCTCCGAGGTCGAGTTCGACGGCGTGACGTTCGCTTACGGTTCCGAGACGGTGCTTCGCGACGTCTCGTTCCGCGTCGGCGCCGGCGAGAGAGTGGCGATCGTCGGTCATACCGGATCCGGCAAGACGACGACGCTGAAGCTGCTTGCGCGCCTCTACGAGCTGCAGGAGGGATCGATCCGGGTCGACGGCACGGACATCCGGGACATCCCGAAGCCCGAACTGCGGCGGCGGATGGCCTTCGTGCTCCAGGACGTCTTCCTCTTCGACGGCGACCTGCGCTACAACATCGTCCTCGGCCGCGACGTCGCCGACGACGTGGTGGACGAGGCGGCGCGCGCCACCCACGTCGACGACCTGATCGAGCGGCTGCCGAACGGCTGGGCGCACAAGGTCAGCGAGCGCGGCGTCAACTTCTCGACCGGCCAGCGGCAGTTGCTCTCCTTCGCCCGCGCCCTGGCCCGGGAGCCGCAACTCCTGCTCCTCGACGAAGCCACCTCCAGTGTCGACACCGAGACCGAGGCGCTGATCCAGGACGCCCTCCACCATCTGATGGCGGGCAAGACCTCGATCGTCGTTGCCCACCGCCTGTCGACGATCAAGGACGTCGATCGCATCTACGTCTTCCACCACGGCGCCATCTGCGAGCACGGCACCCACGACGAACTCCTGGACCGCCGCGGCGTCTACTGGCGCCTCTACCAGTTGCAGTACGCGCAGCAGGAGACGGCGGCGTAG
- a CDS encoding ABC transporter ATP-binding protein, with protein sequence MAALLWSGAMEGASALADKPLRRLLAYMRLAPGAYGLGGVLTLLYAFFFQLIPLSIRSIVAAFENAPEEVGRAILWLVVASVCLALARLYSRTVMFNIGRQIEFRIRNDYFTHLQSLPQSFYLAHRTGDLMSRAVNDINSIRMFLGMGLLNLLQTPVLFAGALIVLLPVDATLTLWALAPFPLFVLITRHYSRYMFQANLAGQEQLGKVSTVVQENASGALVVKAYDLSDLERDRFEDQNQELFRRMMKVGVMQTTMFASVGLVPSLSAAVVLWLGGQRVQTGQLGAEDLWLFWGLIAMLTFPMMMLGFVVSITQRGLAALERLGSVLDIVPSIRDHEDVADIAEIAGRVEFRNLTFTYPGSYVPALKDVDLVAEAGTTVGIVGPVGSGKTTLVSLVPRLLEVDDGAILIDGVDLNLMPVHLLRSSIAMVPQDSFLFSISVAENIRYGVPDAHLAEVRRAAARAQVEREIEEFEDGFDTVVGERGVTLSGGQRQRVALARAMILRPSILILDDSLSSVDHGTEEAILGDLEGRRRGRTCFIVAHRISAVRHADQIVVLENGRITERGTHRELVELGGFYARLHHRQQLLSELQLGDGGAAVPEPAARVRAAAASVQQRLPLEKPS encoded by the coding sequence GTGGCCGCGTTGCTATGGTCCGGCGCCATGGAGGGTGCTTCGGCACTGGCAGACAAGCCGCTCCGCCGCCTGCTGGCGTACATGCGCCTGGCGCCCGGCGCCTACGGTCTGGGCGGGGTTCTCACCCTCCTCTACGCGTTCTTCTTTCAGCTCATTCCGCTGTCGATCCGGAGCATCGTCGCCGCGTTCGAAAATGCCCCCGAGGAGGTCGGGCGAGCGATCCTCTGGCTGGTCGTCGCTTCGGTGTGTCTGGCTCTGGCGCGGCTGTACTCACGCACCGTCATGTTCAACATCGGCCGGCAGATCGAGTTCCGCATCCGTAACGACTACTTCACGCACCTCCAGAGCCTGCCGCAGTCTTTCTACCTCGCTCACCGCACGGGCGATCTCATGTCGCGGGCCGTGAACGACATCAACAGCATCCGGATGTTCTTAGGAATGGGTCTGCTGAACCTGCTGCAGACGCCGGTGCTGTTCGCGGGCGCCCTGATCGTGCTGCTGCCGGTGGACGCCACGCTGACGCTTTGGGCGCTGGCGCCCTTCCCGCTCTTCGTCCTGATCACGCGCCACTACAGCCGCTACATGTTCCAGGCCAACCTGGCCGGCCAGGAGCAGCTTGGCAAGGTCTCGACGGTCGTGCAGGAGAACGCGTCGGGCGCGCTGGTGGTCAAGGCCTACGACCTGTCCGACCTGGAGCGCGACCGCTTCGAGGACCAGAACCAGGAGCTGTTCCGGCGGATGATGAAGGTCGGGGTCATGCAGACGACGATGTTCGCCAGCGTCGGCCTGGTGCCGTCCCTCTCGGCTGCCGTCGTCCTGTGGCTGGGTGGCCAGCGGGTACAGACCGGGCAACTCGGCGCCGAGGACCTGTGGCTGTTCTGGGGCCTCATCGCGATGCTGACGTTCCCGATGATGATGCTGGGCTTCGTCGTGTCGATCACCCAGCGCGGCCTCGCGGCGCTGGAGCGGCTGGGCTCCGTCCTCGACATCGTGCCGTCGATTCGCGACCACGAAGACGTGGCTGACATCGCGGAGATCGCCGGCCGGGTCGAGTTCAGGAACCTCACGTTCACCTATCCGGGGAGCTACGTGCCGGCGCTCAAGGACGTCGATCTCGTCGCCGAGGCCGGCACTACGGTGGGCATCGTGGGCCCCGTCGGTTCCGGCAAGACGACCCTGGTCAGCCTCGTGCCGAGGCTGCTCGAGGTCGACGACGGCGCGATCCTGATCGACGGCGTGGATCTCAACCTGATGCCGGTTCATCTGCTCCGTTCGAGCATCGCCATGGTGCCGCAGGACAGCTTCCTGTTCTCCATCTCCGTCGCCGAGAACATCCGCTACGGCGTACCCGACGCTCACCTCGCGGAGGTGAGGAGGGCGGCTGCCCGGGCCCAGGTCGAACGGGAGATCGAGGAGTTCGAGGACGGCTTCGACACAGTCGTCGGCGAACGCGGGGTCACCCTGTCGGGCGGTCAGCGCCAACGCGTCGCCCTGGCGCGCGCGATGATCCTGCGTCCGTCCATCCTCATTCTTGACGACTCCCTCTCGAGCGTCGACCACGGCACCGAGGAGGCGATCCTCGGCGACCTCGAGGGTCGGCGCCGCGGCCGCACCTGCTTCATCGTGGCGCACCGGATCTCGGCCGTGAGGCACGCCGATCAGATCGTCGTGCTCGAGAACGGCCGGATCACCGAGCGCGGGACCCACCGCGAGCTCGTCGAGCTGGGCGGCTTCTATGCCCGCCTGCACCATCGCCAGCAGCTCCTGTCAGAGCTTCAGCTCGGCGATGGCGGTGCGGCGGTGCCGGAACCCGCCGCCCGTGTCCGGGCCGCGGCCGCTTCCGTGCAGCAGCGGTTGCCTCTGGAGAAGCCGTCATGA
- a CDS encoding MoxR family ATPase encodes MTVSPDFQRSGAGTDRGFPDVDAVIAALRAEDYIAERDLATAIYLSLRMGKPIFLEGEPGVGKTEVAKVLARCLDSELIRLQCYEGLDVSTAVYEWNYRRQLLHLRGLEAAGVADARTAVDDVFSTDFLLERPLLRAVRQSRQGEAPPVLLIDELDRADEEFEAYLLEILADFQITIPEIGTVAAETPPVAVVTSNRTREVHDALKRRCLYHWIDFPDYEKEVQIVLRRVPEAPEHFAAEIVRLVQALREEDLFKHPGVAETLDWTNALIALDQETLSDEILRDTLGVLLKYQDDLDKIDDEAVRRLLRKSRSAGD; translated from the coding sequence ATGACGGTTTCACCCGACTTTCAGCGTTCCGGAGCCGGCACGGACCGGGGCTTCCCCGACGTCGACGCGGTGATCGCGGCACTCCGCGCCGAGGACTACATCGCCGAACGCGACCTCGCAACCGCGATCTACCTGTCGCTTCGCATGGGCAAGCCGATCTTCCTGGAAGGTGAGCCCGGCGTCGGCAAGACGGAGGTCGCCAAGGTCCTCGCCCGCTGCCTGGACTCCGAGTTGATCCGGCTCCAGTGCTACGAAGGGCTCGACGTCTCGACCGCCGTCTACGAGTGGAACTACCGCCGCCAGCTACTTCACCTGCGCGGCCTCGAGGCGGCCGGCGTTGCCGACGCCCGCACCGCCGTCGACGACGTCTTCTCGACCGACTTCCTGCTCGAACGCCCCCTCCTGCGGGCCGTCCGGCAGAGTCGCCAAGGCGAGGCTCCGCCGGTGCTGCTGATCGACGAGCTGGACCGGGCCGACGAGGAGTTCGAGGCCTACCTGCTCGAGATCCTGGCCGACTTCCAGATCACGATCCCGGAGATCGGCACGGTCGCCGCCGAGACGCCGCCGGTCGCGGTCGTCACCTCGAACCGCACCCGCGAGGTCCACGACGCGCTGAAGCGCCGCTGCCTGTACCACTGGATCGACTTCCCGGACTACGAGAAGGAAGTGCAGATCGTGCTCCGCCGCGTCCCCGAGGCGCCCGAGCACTTCGCCGCCGAGATCGTCCGCCTCGTCCAGGCGCTCCGGGAGGAGGACCTGTTCAAGCATCCCGGCGTCGCGGAAACACTGGACTGGACGAACGCGTTGATCGCCCTCGACCAGGAAACGCTCTCCGACGAGATCCTGCGCGACACCCTCGGCGTGCTGCTCAAGTACCAGGACGACCTGGACAAGATCGACGACGAGGCGGTCCGCCGGCTGCTCCGGAAGAGCCGGTCAGCCGGTGACTAG
- a CDS encoding VWA domain-containing protein — MTSSAGVVAATRGHLLRNIVLFGRLLRVGSLDVTPTQLRDWVAALELVDLARKGDVKAAARAVLVSRRRDLPWFDKAFELFWQARDPRELEQLELGLLVQRQTERTKRAALQKLALRDGDDGDADHPDDHDRTARTPLYSAREALRKKDFAELEGDELDEIKRLMATMHWELETRRTRRLRPSRGGHRLDLRRTLRRSLAHGGEMIHLVGRDRKHRRRPLVLICDISGSMEPYSRLLLHFIYAVSHPRSADPGVSKVESFAFGTRLTRLTRELAERDVDRALQAAAHRIEDWGGGTRTGEALREFNFTWSRRLLGQGAAVLIISDGWDRGDIGLLGHEMERLHRSCHRLIWLNPLLGSADYQPLTRGIVAALPHVDDFLPVHNLASLEQLGELLAAI; from the coding sequence GTGACTAGCAGTGCCGGGGTCGTGGCGGCCACCCGCGGCCACCTGCTCCGCAACATCGTCCTCTTCGGACGTCTTCTGAGGGTCGGCAGCCTCGACGTCACGCCGACCCAGCTCCGCGACTGGGTGGCCGCCCTGGAGCTCGTCGACCTCGCCCGCAAGGGAGACGTGAAGGCCGCTGCCCGTGCGGTCCTGGTCAGCCGCCGCCGCGACCTGCCCTGGTTCGACAAGGCCTTCGAACTCTTCTGGCAGGCCCGCGATCCGCGGGAACTCGAGCAACTCGAGCTGGGGCTCCTCGTCCAGCGACAGACCGAGCGGACGAAACGCGCGGCGCTTCAGAAGCTGGCGCTCCGGGACGGTGACGACGGCGACGCCGACCATCCGGACGACCACGACCGAACAGCCCGCACACCGCTCTACAGCGCGCGCGAGGCGTTGCGCAAGAAGGACTTCGCCGAACTCGAGGGCGACGAACTCGACGAGATCAAGCGGCTGATGGCGACGATGCACTGGGAGCTCGAAACCCGGCGCACCCGGCGCCTCCGGCCGAGCCGTGGCGGCCATCGCCTCGACCTGCGCCGGACGCTGCGGCGCAGCCTGGCCCACGGCGGCGAGATGATCCACCTAGTCGGCCGTGACCGCAAGCACCGGCGACGCCCCCTGGTCCTGATCTGCGACATCTCCGGGTCGATGGAGCCCTACTCGCGGCTGCTGCTCCACTTCATCTACGCGGTCTCCCACCCGCGATCGGCCGATCCCGGCGTCTCGAAGGTCGAGTCCTTCGCCTTCGGCACCCGGCTCACCCGGTTGACCCGCGAACTGGCCGAACGCGACGTGGACCGGGCGCTCCAGGCCGCCGCTCACCGCATCGAAGACTGGGGCGGCGGCACCCGCACCGGCGAGGCGCTGCGCGAGTTCAACTTCACCTGGAGCCGGCGCCTCCTCGGCCAGGGCGCCGCGGTGCTGATCATCAGCGACGGCTGGGACCGCGGCGACATCGGTCTCCTCGGCCACGAGATGGAACGCCTCCACCGAAGCTGCCACCGCCTGATCTGGCTCAATCCGCTGCTCGGCTCGGCCGACTACCAGCCGCTGACGCGCGGCATCGTGGCCGCGCTCCCCCACGTCGACGACTTCCTGCCGGTGCACAACCTGGCGAGCCTGGAGCAGTTGGGGGAGTTGTTGGCGGCGATTTAG
- a CDS encoding nucleoside hydrolase has protein sequence MLPALLAVSLPAAGQPEAGAAGEREKVLFDCDIGSDIDDAYAMALLLASPEIELVGVTVGHARTADRAFLALRMLWETGLDHIPVHVGRETPLVTLRDGAPHEQFSEAPYNRQFHWGRGFDEVQPRAQPAAEFIVETLAAHPGEITLLTVGPVTNIGDALEIDPNVLKNAKRVVSMYGSIRSGYDGGDAQREWNVLADAASSKRFDAAVQAGGTNVVYIPLDVTDHVRLDADRRLHLHMRGTPLTSAVTSLYSLWRNEERNQTTPRLFDAVAVGYILWPDLFGVEHGRVTVDERSMTLFEPGAEPTSTVALEIDDAGFIERMVLRFLEQNLHR, from the coding sequence GTGCTTCCAGCTTTGCTGGCGGTGTCCCTGCCGGCTGCGGGACAGCCGGAGGCCGGTGCCGCCGGCGAGCGCGAGAAGGTGCTGTTCGACTGCGACATCGGTTCGGATATCGACGACGCCTACGCGATGGCGCTGCTCCTGGCCAGCCCGGAGATCGAACTTGTCGGCGTCACCGTCGGACACGCGCGCACCGCCGACCGGGCCTTCCTGGCGCTCCGGATGCTCTGGGAGACGGGGCTCGACCACATCCCCGTGCACGTCGGCCGGGAGACGCCCCTGGTCACGCTGCGCGACGGGGCGCCCCACGAGCAGTTCAGCGAGGCGCCGTACAACCGGCAGTTCCACTGGGGTCGTGGTTTCGACGAGGTGCAGCCGCGAGCGCAGCCGGCAGCGGAGTTCATCGTCGAGACCCTCGCGGCCCATCCGGGCGAGATCACGCTGCTCACCGTCGGCCCGGTCACGAACATCGGCGACGCCCTGGAGATCGACCCGAACGTGCTGAAGAACGCGAAGCGCGTCGTCTCGATGTACGGCTCGATCCGCTCCGGCTACGACGGCGGCGACGCGCAGCGCGAGTGGAACGTCCTCGCCGATGCGGCGTCCTCGAAGCGGTTCGACGCCGCGGTGCAGGCCGGAGGCACGAACGTCGTCTACATCCCCCTCGACGTGACGGACCACGTCCGCCTCGACGCGGACCGGCGCCTCCATCTCCACATGCGCGGCACACCGCTGACGAGCGCGGTTACCTCGCTCTACTCCCTGTGGCGGAACGAGGAAAGGAACCAGACCACGCCGCGCCTGTTCGATGCGGTGGCGGTCGGCTACATCCTCTGGCCTGACCTGTTCGGCGTCGAACACGGCCGCGTCACCGTCGACGAACGGAGCATGACCCTGTTCGAACCGGGCGCCGAGCCGACCTCGACCGTGGCCCTGGAGATCGACGACGCCGGGTTCATCGAGCGGATGGTCCTTCGCTTCCTGGAGCAGAACCTCCATCGCTAA
- a CDS encoding peptidylprolyl isomerase has product MPDSRLRRFLRDPLLIFLVIGVAVFGLDRMAGGVFDPESRSILVTREQVIRLADLWSAQIGRLPTAAELDSLVEDHVREEILVREAARMGLDQDDTIVRRRLAQKMSFLIEDTIVVDEVSDADLAGYFEENADRYGDAQRFTLRHVYVSPDRRGSDEEAARVAEEILEQLRAEGNTAAPENTLWRRLGDPFMLRREYGRRTAVDLAELFGGAFVDGLASLPVGEWAGPVESAYGFHVVRLSARTEAKPAVFEEVRRRVLEDARRDARDAANREAHERLRERYRVEIEALDFISELEGGDSGADGDEP; this is encoded by the coding sequence ATGCCCGACTCCCGACTGCGCAGGTTTCTCCGCGACCCCTTGCTGATCTTCCTGGTCATCGGCGTGGCCGTGTTCGGACTCGATCGCATGGCCGGCGGCGTCTTCGATCCGGAGAGCCGCTCGATCCTCGTCACCCGCGAACAGGTCATCCGGCTCGCGGACCTCTGGAGCGCCCAGATCGGTCGCCTGCCCACCGCCGCCGAGCTGGACTCCCTGGTCGAAGACCACGTCCGCGAGGAGATCCTGGTGCGGGAAGCGGCACGCATGGGGCTCGATCAGGACGACACGATCGTCCGCCGGCGCCTGGCGCAGAAGATGTCCTTCCTGATCGAGGACACGATCGTGGTCGACGAGGTTTCCGACGCCGATCTCGCCGGCTACTTCGAAGAGAACGCGGATCGCTACGGCGACGCGCAGCGGTTCACGCTCCGTCACGTGTACGTCAGCCCGGACCGCCGCGGTAGCGACGAGGAGGCGGCGCGCGTGGCCGAGGAGATCCTCGAGCAGCTTCGGGCAGAGGGAAACACCGCCGCGCCCGAGAACACGCTCTGGCGCCGGCTCGGCGACCCCTTCATGCTGCGCCGCGAATACGGCCGCCGCACCGCTGTCGATCTCGCCGAACTGTTCGGCGGCGCCTTCGTGGACGGCCTGGCAAGCCTGCCGGTCGGAGAATGGGCCGGTCCGGTCGAGTCCGCGTACGGCTTCCACGTCGTCCGCCTCTCCGCCCGCACCGAAGCGAAGCCGGCCGTGTTCGAGGAGGTCCGCCGACGTGTCCTCGAGGACGCCAGACGCGACGCCCGCGACGCGGCGAACCGGGAGGCCCACGAACGCCTGCGTGAGCGCTACCGGGTCGAGATCGAAGCACTCGACTTCATCTCCGAACTCGAAGGCGGCGATTCGGGCGCTGACGGAGACGAGCCCTGA
- a CDS encoding HupE/UreJ family protein: protein MTAVPANGHEVRPGYLELNEVEAGRFEVVWKQPRRGALLLLLDPVLPEYCTEIARQPPENLAGALLERWTVDCAEEGVDPDRTFHGDIFGIAGLERTLTDVLLRISFENGDSLTQLLRPEAPTVTVDREAAGNALPYFRLGVEHLVFGFDHILFVIGLLFYVRSPWRLVGVITSFTLAHSITLALSSLDVVKLSSAPVEAVIALSILFLAVELLRPEEKRSPITTKSPWLIAFAFGLLHGFGFAGALAEIGLPQRAIALALFLFNVGVEVGQLLVVAVVLAAVAVVKRVGIVVPELILRTPIYATGIIAAFWFVERVARIVV from the coding sequence TTGACGGCGGTTCCCGCGAACGGCCACGAGGTCCGTCCCGGCTACCTCGAACTGAACGAGGTCGAGGCCGGCCGCTTCGAGGTCGTCTGGAAACAGCCGCGACGCGGCGCGCTCCTGCTGCTGCTCGACCCGGTCCTCCCCGAGTACTGCACGGAGATCGCGAGGCAGCCGCCCGAGAACCTGGCCGGCGCGCTGCTCGAGCGCTGGACCGTCGACTGCGCGGAGGAAGGCGTCGATCCGGACCGCACGTTCCACGGCGACATCTTCGGGATCGCCGGGCTCGAACGCACGCTGACCGATGTCCTGCTCCGCATCAGCTTCGAGAACGGCGACAGCCTGACCCAACTGCTGCGCCCCGAGGCGCCCACGGTCACCGTCGACCGGGAGGCCGCCGGCAACGCCCTGCCCTACTTCCGGCTCGGCGTCGAACACCTGGTCTTCGGCTTCGACCACATCCTGTTCGTCATCGGCCTGCTCTTCTACGTCCGCAGCCCGTGGCGCCTGGTCGGCGTGATCACCTCGTTCACGCTCGCTCACAGCATCACCCTGGCGCTTTCCTCCCTGGATGTCGTGAAGCTCTCCTCCGCGCCGGTCGAGGCGGTGATCGCCCTGTCCATCCTGTTCCTGGCGGTCGAGCTGCTGCGGCCCGAGGAGAAGCGGTCACCGATCACGACGAAGAGTCCGTGGCTGATCGCCTTCGCGTTCGGCCTGCTCCACGGCTTCGGCTTCGCCGGCGCCCTGGCCGAGATCGGTTTGCCGCAGCGGGCGATCGCCCTGGCCCTGTTCCTCTTCAACGTCGGTGTCGAGGTGGGGCAGCTCCTGGTCGTCGCGGTCGTGCTGGCAGCGGTCGCCGTCGTCAAGCGGGTGGGGATCGTCGTGCCGGAGCTCATCCTGCGGACGCCGATCTACGCCACCGGGATCATCGCGGCGTTCTGGTTCGTGGAGCGGGTGGCACGGATCGTCGTGTGA